One Cupriavidus taiwanensis LMG 19424 DNA segment encodes these proteins:
- a CDS encoding transglycosylase domain-containing protein, translated as MSRRGWIFAGLAVALTGGAYVVYSVVASEVRNSHWQARLIGSLGQRLTFEIQPGRSDSIRFPHSGPYDARMGYGRLPLFAQRLEQRGYVPAEQARMSPDMVRLIDEGLFTPYREKNQAGLLLRDCNGLTLAFERYPQRQYPDFGAVPPVLVSTLLYVENQGLLNPEYPNMNPALDWRRLSRAVLDQMIRLADKSHDAPGGSTLATQIEKYRHSPEGRTASIPEKFRQMASASLRAYLDGPDTQRARERIVVDYLNTVPLSARAGFGEINGIGDALWVWYGEDFAEVNRLLKELDQRAPDPRQAQAFKRALSLIISQRRPSYHLRRDDTNLDALTGSYLRLMAANNIITAELRDAALAQPLDKASAPQRPPQEPFVTRKAVNRVRADISRLTGVESRYDMDRLDLTVDSTINREAQRIVVDTLQRVNNKADARAMGLYGHNLLRDNDDPSKLMASFTLYERVGNASVVRIQADNIDQPFDINSGARLNLGSTAKLRTLVTYLEIISELHARYAGMTSAELAGVRLARQDALSRWAVDYLAKARKPAERQLMAMLEAAMERKYSGSAGEGFYTGGGLQSFTNFERWEGERIMTVRVGFQHSVNLVFIRMMRDIVRYEMFHAKPDMGDLFEDRNAPGRREYLERFADQEGSAYMAGFYKHYRGKNSEQRLDTLLGRVRMTLPHLNAVRMSVTLLSARPHLDEESYVRIMRARLGDKQLAKEDLPALYRKYGKDKFNLNDRGYLSRIHPLELWMVEYLDQHPDATLSEVLRASAAERQEVYKWLFKTRSKAGQDNRIRTLLEQDAFTHIARRWQRLGYPFDSLTPSYASAIGAAGDRPAALAELVGILLSGGTATQNAAVHSFAFADGTPYATRYVLQPGPGKRLLPEELTVVVRRSMLDVVERGTAKSIRGAFTVPGRDGATLAVAGKTGTGDQRFQVYGRGGRLIASRSVNRSATFVFTLGDRFFGTVVVNAREPYAARYSYTSALAVRVLRAIAPQISSMAPGGDRALLRCRDTSPGLRAPRAPTLTEGAPAAPLPAGQAAAGPSPAPAGADGSAPAPDTPKLADAHDAAAVRRASQPLRRTMP; from the coding sequence GTGTCGCGTCGTGGCTGGATTTTCGCTGGCTTGGCGGTCGCCCTCACGGGCGGCGCCTATGTCGTCTATAGCGTTGTCGCAAGCGAGGTGCGCAACTCGCACTGGCAGGCGCGGCTGATCGGCAGCCTGGGCCAGCGGCTGACGTTCGAGATCCAGCCGGGCCGAAGCGACAGCATCCGCTTCCCGCATTCCGGACCTTACGACGCCCGCATGGGCTACGGCAGGCTGCCGCTGTTCGCGCAGCGGCTGGAGCAGCGCGGCTACGTGCCGGCCGAACAGGCGCGCATGTCGCCCGACATGGTGCGGCTGATCGACGAGGGCCTGTTCACGCCCTATCGCGAAAAGAACCAGGCGGGCCTGCTGCTGCGCGACTGCAACGGGCTGACGCTGGCATTCGAGCGCTACCCGCAGCGCCAGTACCCTGATTTCGGCGCGGTGCCGCCGGTGCTGGTGAGCACCTTGCTGTACGTCGAGAACCAGGGCCTGCTCAATCCGGAATACCCCAACATGAACCCGGCGCTGGACTGGCGCCGGCTGTCGCGCGCGGTGCTGGACCAGATGATCCGGCTCGCCGACAAGTCGCACGACGCGCCCGGCGGCAGCACGCTGGCGACGCAGATCGAGAAATACCGGCACTCGCCCGAAGGCCGTACCGCTTCGATCCCGGAAAAATTCCGGCAGATGGCGTCGGCATCGCTGCGCGCCTACCTGGACGGCCCCGACACCCAGCGCGCGCGCGAGCGCATCGTGGTCGACTACCTGAATACCGTGCCGCTGTCGGCGCGTGCCGGCTTCGGCGAGATCAACGGCATCGGCGATGCGCTGTGGGTCTGGTACGGCGAGGATTTCGCCGAGGTCAACCGGCTGCTCAAGGAGCTGGACCAGCGCGCGCCCGATCCGCGCCAGGCGCAGGCCTTCAAGCGGGCGCTGTCGCTGATCATCTCGCAGCGCCGCCCGTCGTACCACCTGCGCCGCGACGACACCAACCTGGATGCGCTGACCGGCAGCTACCTGCGCCTGATGGCGGCCAACAACATCATCACCGCCGAGCTGCGCGACGCGGCGCTGGCGCAGCCGCTGGACAAGGCGTCGGCGCCGCAGCGCCCGCCGCAGGAGCCCTTTGTCACGCGCAAGGCCGTCAACCGCGTGCGCGCCGACATCAGCCGGCTGACCGGGGTCGAGAGCCGCTACGACATGGACCGGCTCGACCTGACCGTGGACAGCACCATCAACCGCGAGGCGCAACGCATCGTCGTCGACACGCTGCAGCGCGTGAACAACAAGGCCGACGCGCGCGCCATGGGGCTGTATGGCCATAACCTGCTGCGCGATAACGACGACCCGTCGAAGCTGATGGCCAGCTTCACGCTGTACGAGCGCGTCGGCAATGCCAGCGTGGTGCGGATCCAGGCCGACAATATCGACCAGCCGTTCGACATCAACAGCGGCGCGCGCCTGAACCTGGGCTCCACCGCCAAGCTGCGCACGCTGGTGACGTACCTGGAGATCATCAGCGAACTGCATGCGCGCTATGCCGGCATGACCAGCGCCGAACTGGCCGGCGTGCGGCTGGCGCGGCAGGACGCGCTCAGCCGCTGGGCGGTCGACTACCTGGCCAAGGCGCGCAAGCCCGCCGAGCGCCAGCTGATGGCGATGCTCGAGGCCGCCATGGAACGCAAGTACTCAGGCAGCGCGGGTGAAGGCTTCTACACCGGCGGCGGCCTGCAGAGCTTTACCAACTTCGAGCGCTGGGAAGGTGAGCGCATCATGACCGTGCGCGTGGGCTTTCAGCACTCGGTCAACCTGGTGTTCATCCGCATGATGCGCGACATCGTGCGCTACGAGATGTTCCATGCCAAGCCGGACATGGGCGACCTGTTCGAGGACCGCAACGCGCCAGGCCGGCGCGAGTACCTGGAGCGCTTCGCCGACCAGGAAGGCAGCGCCTACATGGCCGGCTTCTACAAGCACTACCGTGGCAAGAATTCGGAGCAACGGCTGGACACGCTGCTGGGCCGGGTGCGCATGACGCTGCCCCATCTGAACGCGGTGCGCATGTCGGTGACGCTGCTGAGCGCACGGCCGCACCTCGACGAGGAAAGCTATGTCCGCATCATGCGCGCACGCCTGGGCGACAAGCAGCTGGCCAAGGAAGACCTGCCGGCGCTCTACCGCAAGTACGGCAAGGACAAGTTCAACCTGAACGACCGCGGTTACCTGTCCCGGATCCATCCGCTGGAGCTGTGGATGGTGGAGTATCTGGACCAGCACCCCGACGCCACGCTGTCGGAAGTCCTGCGCGCCAGCGCCGCCGAGCGCCAGGAGGTGTACAAGTGGCTGTTCAAGACGCGCAGCAAGGCCGGCCAGGATAACCGCATCCGCACGCTGCTGGAGCAGGACGCCTTTACGCACATTGCCCGGCGCTGGCAGCGGCTGGGCTATCCGTTCGACTCGCTCACGCCCTCGTATGCCAGTGCCATCGGCGCCGCCGGCGACCGCCCGGCCGCGCTGGCGGAGCTGGTGGGCATCCTGCTTTCAGGTGGCACGGCCACGCAGAATGCCGCGGTGCACAGCTTCGCCTTTGCCGACGGGACTCCCTACGCGACGCGCTACGTGCTGCAGCCCGGTCCGGGCAAGCGCCTGCTGCCGGAAGAGCTGACCGTGGTGGTGCGGCGCTCGATGCTCGATGTGGTCGAACGCGGCACCGCCAAGTCGATCCGGGGCGCCTTCACCGTGCCGGGCCGCGATGGCGCCACGCTGGCCGTGGCGGGCAAGACCGGCACCGGAGACCAGCGCTTCCAGGTCTACGGCCGCGGCGGGCGGCTGATTGCATCGCGCTCGGTGAACCGCTCGGCGACCTTCGTGTTTACGCTGGGCGACCGCTTCTTCGGCACCGTGGTGGTCAACGCGAGAGAACCCTATGCGGCGCGCTACAGCTATACCAGTGCGCTGGCAGTCAGGGTGCTGCGCGCCATCGCGCCGCAGATTTCGTCGATGGCGCCAGGCGGCGACCGCGCCCTGCTGCGTTGCCGCGATACCTCGCCGGGCCTGCGTGCCCCGCGCGCGCCGACGCTGACCGAGGGCGCGCCCGCTGCGCCGTTGCCTGCGGGCCAGGCCGCGGCCGGGCCCTCGCCCGCGCCGGCCGGCGCCGACGGATCGGCGCCCGCGCCGGACACGCCGAAGCTGGCCGACGCGCACGACGCCGCCGCGGTGCGCCGCGCCAGTCAGCCCTTGCGGCGCACCATGCCGTAG
- a CDS encoding aldo/keto reductase — protein MPDLSMPYRRLGASNLRVSALCLGTMMFADQTDEAEASRIVASARDHGVNFIDTADVYSKGASEQMVGRLLTANRHDWVLATKLGNAMHSAPNHGHYSRVWITRAVEDSLHRLATDYIDILYLHRDYPGANLEEPVRAMGDLVRSGKIRYWAVSNFRGWRIAEIARLCGELGVPRPVACQPYYNLLNRLPEVEILPACQHYGLGVVPYSPVARGVLTGKYAPGQAPAEGTRAGRADRRMMETEFREESLVIAQQLKTHAEARGLTPGQFATAWVLANPIVSSVIAGPRTLAQFEDYFGALGAAITPEEEAMIDALVSPGHASTPGYNDPGYPLIGRPVGGAAAGR, from the coding sequence ATGCCTGACCTGTCCATGCCGTACCGCCGCCTCGGCGCCAGCAACCTGCGCGTCTCGGCGCTGTGCCTGGGCACCATGATGTTCGCCGACCAGACCGACGAGGCCGAGGCCAGCCGCATCGTCGCCAGCGCGCGCGACCACGGCGTGAACTTTATCGACACCGCCGATGTGTACAGCAAGGGTGCGTCCGAGCAGATGGTCGGGCGCCTGCTGACCGCCAACCGCCACGACTGGGTACTGGCCACCAAGCTCGGCAACGCCATGCACTCGGCGCCCAACCACGGGCACTACTCGCGCGTTTGGATCACGCGCGCGGTCGAGGACAGCCTGCACCGGCTGGCGACCGACTATATCGACATCCTCTACCTGCATCGCGACTATCCCGGCGCCAACCTGGAGGAGCCGGTGCGTGCCATGGGCGACCTGGTGCGCAGCGGCAAGATCCGCTACTGGGCGGTGTCGAACTTCCGTGGCTGGCGCATCGCCGAGATCGCGCGCTTGTGCGGCGAGCTGGGCGTGCCGCGTCCGGTGGCGTGCCAGCCGTACTACAACCTGCTGAACCGGCTGCCCGAGGTGGAAATCCTGCCCGCGTGCCAGCACTACGGGCTGGGCGTGGTGCCCTACAGCCCGGTGGCCCGCGGCGTGCTGACCGGCAAGTACGCGCCCGGCCAGGCGCCGGCCGAGGGCACGCGCGCCGGCCGCGCCGACCGCCGCATGATGGAGACGGAGTTCCGCGAGGAATCGCTGGTCATCGCCCAACAGCTCAAGACCCATGCCGAGGCGCGCGGGCTGACCCCCGGCCAGTTCGCCACGGCCTGGGTGCTGGCCAACCCGATCGTCTCGTCGGTGATCGCCGGCCCGCGCACGCTGGCCCAGTTCGAGGATTACTTCGGCGCGCTCGGTGCCGCGATCACGCCCGAGGAGGAGGCGATGATCGATGCGCTGGTGTCGCCGGGCCATGCCTCGACGCCGGGCTACAACGATCCGGGATATCCGCTGATCGGACGTCCCGTCGGCGGTGCGGCGGCTGGCCGATAA
- a CDS encoding SURF1 family protein, whose amino-acid sequence MTGSTDDRAAPVENARPANAARGVPESPRPLPTVWLTALALFAAAAIAGLVALGNWQVERRAWKLGLIAQVAERVHAAPVAAPAPAQWAGLTRANAEYRRVRASGTFLDDRQTLVQAVTEQGGGYWVMTPLRLADGSTVLVNRGFVAEPFRARVAPAGSGTSEVVGLLRMSEPGNGLLRHNDAARDQWFSRDVAAIAARRGLDGNQVAPYFIDAAAVPPPAGADPQAWPVGGLTVTAFSNNHLGYALTWYGLALMVAAAAAYVGREEYRKRRGVRRASGPAPHDPGA is encoded by the coding sequence TTGACCGGTTCCACCGACGACCGCGCCGCGCCGGTCGAAAATGCGCGCCCTGCCAACGCCGCCAGGGGCGTTCCCGAATCCCCGCGCCCGCTGCCGACCGTCTGGCTGACGGCACTGGCGCTGTTCGCCGCGGCGGCCATTGCCGGCCTGGTGGCGCTGGGCAACTGGCAGGTCGAGCGCCGTGCCTGGAAGCTGGGCCTGATCGCGCAGGTGGCGGAGCGCGTCCATGCTGCGCCAGTGGCGGCGCCCGCGCCCGCCCAGTGGGCGGGGCTGACCCGGGCCAATGCCGAATACCGGCGCGTGCGCGCCAGCGGCACCTTCCTCGACGACCGCCAGACCCTGGTGCAGGCCGTGACCGAGCAGGGTGGCGGCTACTGGGTGATGACGCCGCTGCGGCTGGCCGACGGCAGCACCGTGCTGGTCAACCGCGGTTTCGTCGCCGAGCCGTTTCGTGCGCGCGTGGCCCCCGCCGGCAGCGGCACCAGCGAAGTGGTCGGCCTGCTGCGCATGAGCGAGCCGGGCAACGGCTTGCTGCGCCACAATGACGCAGCCCGCGACCAGTGGTTCTCGCGCGACGTGGCGGCGATCGCCGCGCGCCGCGGCCTGGATGGAAACCAGGTCGCGCCGTATTTCATCGACGCCGCGGCGGTGCCGCCGCCGGCCGGGGCGGACCCCCAGGCCTGGCCCGTGGGCGGGCTGACGGTGACCGCCTTCAGCAACAATCATCTTGGCTACGCCCTTACCTGGTACGGGCTGGCGCTGATGGTGGCCGCCGCGGCGGCGTACGTGGGGCGCGAGGAATACCGCAAGCGCCGCGGCGTGCGCCGCGCCTCCGGTCCGGCCCCGCACGACCCGGGCGCCTGA
- the cyoD gene encoding cytochrome o ubiquinol oxidase subunit IV — MSAHDDTLAAHGHGPASGHDHGHGESEIHISLGGYVTGFVLSVILTAIPFWLVMGRVFEQSSTTAMVLLALGAVQIVVHMIYFLHLNARSEGGWNMLALIFTLVLVVITLTGTLWVMFHLNSNMMPGMHTTKTLP, encoded by the coding sequence ATGAGCGCGCACGACGACACGCTTGCGGCCCACGGACATGGGCCCGCAAGCGGCCACGACCACGGACACGGCGAAAGCGAGATCCATATCTCGCTCGGCGGCTACGTGACCGGTTTCGTGCTGTCGGTGATCCTGACCGCGATCCCGTTCTGGCTGGTGATGGGCCGGGTGTTCGAGCAGTCCTCCACCACCGCGATGGTGCTGCTGGCGCTGGGCGCGGTGCAGATCGTGGTGCACATGATCTACTTCCTGCACCTGAACGCCAGGTCGGAGGGCGGCTGGAACATGCTGGCGCTGATCTTCACGCTGGTGCTGGTGGTGATCACGCTCACCGGCACGCTGTGGGTGATGTTCCACCTGAATTCCAATATGATGCCGGGCATGCATACCACCAAGACCTTGCCTTGA
- the cyoC gene encoding cytochrome o ubiquinol oxidase subunit III produces the protein MADTFAPFTAEGARPHEAPPQHAPAQPAALRFYMTEEYHVPNGTLLGFWLYLMSDCLVFACLFAAYGVLGRNYAGGPSGAELFDLPLVALNTSFLLLSSITYGFAMLEAQRGRLGPTQGWLAVTGLLGAAFLAVEIYEFAHLVGEGAGPQRSGFLTSFFALVGTHGLHVTFGIVWLVTLVSQLRRHGLIPENRRRLMCLSMFWHFLDVVWIGVFTFVYLMGVLP, from the coding sequence ATGGCTGATACCTTCGCCCCCTTTACCGCCGAGGGTGCCCGCCCGCACGAGGCGCCGCCGCAGCACGCGCCTGCGCAGCCGGCCGCGCTGCGCTTCTACATGACCGAGGAATACCACGTGCCCAACGGCACGCTGCTCGGTTTCTGGCTTTACCTGATGAGCGACTGCCTGGTCTTTGCGTGCCTGTTCGCCGCCTACGGCGTGCTGGGCCGCAACTACGCGGGCGGGCCTTCCGGCGCCGAGCTGTTCGACCTGCCGCTGGTGGCGCTGAACACCTCGTTCCTGCTGCTGTCTTCGATCACCTATGGCTTTGCCATGCTGGAGGCGCAGCGCGGCCGGCTGGGGCCGACGCAGGGCTGGCTCGCGGTGACCGGCCTGCTGGGCGCGGCCTTCCTTGCCGTCGAGATCTACGAGTTCGCGCACTTGGTGGGCGAGGGCGCCGGGCCGCAGCGCAGCGGCTTCCTGACCTCGTTCTTCGCGCTGGTCGGCACCCACGGGCTGCATGTGACCTTCGGCATCGTGTGGCTGGTCACGCTGGTGTCGCAGCTGCGCCGCCACGGGCTGATCCCGGAGAACAGGCGCCGCCTGATGTGCCTGTCGATGTTCTGGCACTTCCTGGACGTGGTCTGGATCGGCGTCTTTACCTTTGTCTACCTGATGGGAGTGCTGCCATGA
- the cyoB gene encoding cytochrome o ubiquinol oxidase subunit I, which produces MPERSELATQLFGRLSWEAIPLHEPILIATFAVVALGGLALAGGVTYYGKWGYLWREWFTSIDHKRIGIMYMILGIVMLLRGFADAVMMRIQQAIAFGDNLGYLPPHHYDQIFTAHGVIMIFFVAMPLVTGLMNFVVPLQIGARDVAFPFLNNFSFWMTVGGAVLVMMSLFVGEFARTGWLAYPPLSGILQSPDVGVDYYLWSLQVAGVGTLLSGINLLVTIVKMRAPGMTLMRMPIFTWTALCTNVLIIAAFPVLTAALAMLAVDRYLGMNFFTSDLGGSAMMYVNLIWIWGHPEVYILILPVFGVFSEVVATFCRKRLFGYASMVYATVVITVLSYLVWLHHFFTMGSGASVNSFFGITTMIISIPTGAKLFNWLFTMYHGRIRFEVPMLWTVGFMVTFVIGGMTGVLLAVPPADFSLHNSLFLIAHFHNVIIGGVLFGLMAGITYWFPKAFGYKLDPFWGKCSFWFWLVGFYVAFMPLYVLGLMGVTRRVSHFEDHSLQIWFQLAGVGALLIALGIGCFLVQLVVSFLRRESLRDVTGDPWDGRTLEWSTSSPPPPYNFAFTPVVHDNDAWWQMKAHGYQRPEHGFIPIHMPKNTGAGIILAGLSTLCGFALIWHIWWLAALAFFATIVTAIGHTFNYQRDFYIPADTVHRTEAERSALLGSHG; this is translated from the coding sequence ATGCCGGAGCGATCCGAACTCGCCACGCAACTCTTCGGTCGACTGAGCTGGGAGGCCATCCCGCTGCATGAGCCCATCCTGATCGCTACCTTCGCGGTGGTGGCGCTCGGCGGGCTGGCGCTGGCCGGCGGGGTCACGTACTACGGCAAGTGGGGCTACCTGTGGCGCGAGTGGTTCACCAGCATCGATCACAAGCGCATCGGCATCATGTACATGATCCTCGGCATCGTGATGCTGCTGCGCGGCTTTGCCGACGCGGTCATGATGCGCATCCAGCAGGCCATTGCCTTTGGCGACAACCTGGGCTACCTGCCGCCGCACCACTATGACCAGATCTTCACCGCGCACGGCGTGATCATGATCTTCTTCGTCGCCATGCCGCTGGTCACCGGCCTGATGAACTTTGTCGTGCCGCTGCAGATCGGCGCGCGCGACGTGGCGTTTCCGTTCCTGAACAACTTCAGCTTCTGGATGACGGTGGGCGGCGCGGTGCTGGTGATGATGTCGCTGTTCGTCGGCGAATTCGCGCGCACCGGCTGGCTCGCCTATCCGCCGCTGTCCGGCATCCTGCAGAGTCCGGACGTTGGCGTCGATTACTACCTGTGGTCGTTGCAGGTGGCGGGGGTGGGCACGCTGTTGTCCGGCATCAACCTGCTGGTGACCATCGTCAAGATGCGCGCGCCGGGCATGACGCTGATGCGCATGCCGATCTTCACGTGGACCGCGCTGTGCACCAACGTGCTGATCATCGCCGCGTTCCCGGTACTGACCGCGGCGCTGGCGATGCTGGCGGTCGACCGCTACCTGGGCATGAACTTCTTCACTAGCGACCTTGGCGGCAGCGCCATGATGTACGTGAACCTGATCTGGATCTGGGGCCACCCCGAGGTCTACATCCTGATCCTGCCGGTGTTCGGCGTGTTCTCCGAGGTGGTGGCCACCTTCTGCCGCAAGCGCCTGTTCGGCTATGCCTCGATGGTGTATGCTACGGTGGTGATCACGGTGCTGTCGTACCTGGTGTGGCTGCATCACTTCTTCACGATGGGCTCGGGGGCCAGCGTGAACTCGTTCTTCGGCATCACCACCATGATCATCTCGATCCCCACGGGTGCCAAGCTGTTCAACTGGCTCTTCACCATGTACCACGGGCGCATCCGCTTCGAGGTGCCGATGCTGTGGACCGTGGGGTTTATGGTGACGTTCGTGATCGGCGGCATGACCGGCGTGCTGCTGGCGGTGCCGCCGGCCGATTTCTCGCTGCACAACAGCCTGTTCCTGATCGCGCATTTCCATAACGTGATCATCGGCGGCGTGCTGTTCGGGCTGATGGCCGGCATCACCTACTGGTTTCCCAAGGCCTTCGGCTACAAGCTGGACCCGTTCTGGGGCAAATGCTCGTTCTGGTTCTGGCTGGTCGGCTTCTACGTGGCGTTCATGCCGCTCTATGTTCTCGGGCTGATGGGGGTGACCCGGCGCGTCAGCCATTTCGAGGACCACTCGCTGCAGATCTGGTTCCAGCTTGCCGGCGTGGGCGCGCTGCTGATTGCGCTGGGCATCGGCTGCTTCCTGGTGCAGCTGGTGGTGAGCTTCCTGCGCCGCGAGTCGCTGCGCGACGTCACCGGCGATCCCTGGGACGGCCGCACGCTGGAATGGTCCACCTCGTCGCCGCCGCCGCCGTACAACTTTGCCTTTACGCCGGTGGTGCACGACAACGATGCCTGGTGGCAGATGAAGGCGCATGGCTACCAGCGCCCCGAGCACGGCTTCATCCCGATCCATATGCCCAAGAACACCGGCGCGGGCATCATCCTGGCCGGGCTCAGCACGCTGTGCGGCTTCGCGCTGATCTGGCATATCTGGTGGCTGGCGGCGCTGGCCTTCTTCGCCACGATCGTCACCGCGATCGGCCATACCTTCAACTACCAGCGCGACTTCTATATCCCGGCCGACACGGTCCACCGCACGGAGGCAGAGCGCAGCGCGCTGCTGGGCAGCCATGGCTGA
- the cyoA gene encoding ubiquinol oxidase subunit II — MSMHRPIRWLLLPVLLWLGGCNAVLLSPAGDLAVRQRDLIIISTGLMLLIIVPVIVLTLVFAWRYRAANRDAHYNPDWDHSTVLELLIWSAPLLIIIALGAITWVSTHKLDPYQPLTRLDDSRPLPPGTQPLTVEVVALDWKWLFVYPEQGIATVNELAAPVDRPIRFKITASTVMNSFFIPALAGQVYAMPGMETRLHAVVNRPGVYEGFSANYSGAGFSHMRFRFHGLSEDEFGRWVQTVQAAGSPLSRAAYTQLAQPSEREPVRRYGSVDANLFDAIVNRCVQAGQVCQKDLMARDAQRAVGMGAAVCTASNTLGEPLFGTGASAPGEVLR, encoded by the coding sequence ATGTCCATGCACCGCCCGATCCGCTGGTTGCTGCTGCCAGTCCTGCTGTGGCTGGGCGGCTGCAACGCCGTGCTGCTGTCGCCGGCCGGCGACCTGGCCGTGCGGCAACGTGACCTGATCATCATTTCCACGGGCCTGATGCTGCTGATCATCGTGCCGGTGATCGTGCTGACGCTGGTGTTCGCGTGGCGCTACCGCGCCGCCAACCGGGATGCGCACTACAACCCCGACTGGGACCATTCCACGGTGCTGGAGCTGCTGATCTGGTCGGCGCCGCTGCTGATCATCATCGCGCTGGGCGCCATCACCTGGGTCAGCACCCACAAGCTCGACCCGTACCAGCCGCTGACCCGGCTCGACGACAGCCGCCCGCTGCCGCCGGGCACGCAACCGCTGACGGTGGAGGTGGTGGCGCTGGACTGGAAGTGGCTGTTCGTCTACCCGGAGCAGGGCATCGCCACCGTCAACGAACTGGCCGCGCCGGTCGACCGGCCGATCCGCTTCAAGATCACGGCCTCCACCGTGATGAACTCCTTCTTCATTCCGGCCCTGGCCGGGCAGGTCTATGCCATGCCCGGCATGGAAACCCGCCTGCATGCGGTGGTCAACCGCCCGGGCGTCTATGAGGGCTTTTCCGCCAACTACAGCGGCGCGGGCTTTTCGCACATGCGCTTCCGCTTCCATGGCCTGAGCGAGGACGAATTCGGCCGCTGGGTGCAGACCGTCCAGGCCGCCGGTTCGCCGTTGAGCCGTGCTGCCTACACGCAGCTGGCGCAGCCCAGCGAGCGCGAGCCGGTGCGGCGCTACGGCAGCGTCGACGCGAACCTGTTCGACGCCATCGTGAACCGTTGCGTGCAGGCCGGGCAGGTCTGCCAGAAGGACCTGATGGCGCGCGATGCGCAGCGCGCCGTGGGCATGGGCGCAGCCGTCTGCACCGCCAGCAACACGCTGGGCGAGCCCCTGTTCGGGACCGGCGCGTCCGCTCCCGGCGAGGTGCTGCGCTAG
- a CDS encoding MFS transporter — protein sequence MTTATHQHRASPTAPPAPGAAHIAPAEIATGVVIGRASEYFDFFVYGIASVLVFPAVYFPFADRLDALLYAFAIFALAFIGRPFGTALFMGIQRRWGRGVKLTASLFLLGTATVGIAFLPGYAALGPAAIVLLAVFRTLQGVAFGGSWDGLPSLLALNAPAQRRGWYAMLGQLGAPTGFIVAGSLFLFLNLSLEPREFLAWGWRYPFYVAFAINVVALFARLRLVVTHEYTQLLDEDELEPISTTEIVRKQGYNLLLGAFAALASFALFHLVTVFPLSWVALNGSQPVTDVLAVQIAGAFIGILGTIASGVIADRIGRRTTLALMAILIGIFSLFAPWLMGGGPLAQDLFILLGFALLGLSYGQAAGAVTSNFERRFRYTGAALTTDMAWLFGAGFAPLVALGLSAEFGLAAVSGYLLSGVACTLLALRINRALGTHV from the coding sequence ATGACCACCGCGACCCACCAGCACCGGGCGTCTCCTACAGCACCTCCCGCGCCCGGCGCCGCGCATATCGCGCCCGCGGAAATCGCCACCGGCGTGGTCATCGGCCGCGCCTCGGAGTACTTCGATTTCTTCGTCTACGGCATCGCCTCGGTGCTGGTGTTTCCGGCGGTCTATTTTCCGTTCGCCGACCGGCTCGACGCGCTGCTCTACGCCTTCGCCATCTTCGCGCTGGCCTTTATCGGCCGGCCCTTCGGCACGGCGCTGTTCATGGGCATCCAGCGCCGCTGGGGCCGTGGCGTCAAGCTGACCGCGTCGCTGTTCCTGCTGGGCACCGCCACCGTCGGCATCGCCTTCCTGCCGGGATATGCCGCGCTCGGCCCGGCCGCGATCGTGCTGCTGGCGGTGTTCCGAACGCTGCAGGGCGTGGCCTTCGGCGGCTCGTGGGACGGGCTGCCGTCGCTGCTGGCGCTGAACGCGCCCGCGCAGCGGCGCGGCTGGTACGCGATGCTGGGGCAGCTGGGCGCGCCCACCGGCTTTATCGTTGCCGGGTCGCTGTTCCTGTTCCTCAACCTCAGCCTGGAGCCGCGCGAGTTCCTGGCCTGGGGCTGGCGTTATCCGTTCTACGTCGCGTTCGCGATCAACGTGGTGGCGCTGTTCGCGCGGCTGCGCCTGGTGGTGACGCACGAATACACGCAGCTGCTGGACGAGGACGAGCTCGAGCCCATCAGCACCACCGAGATCGTCAGGAAGCAGGGCTACAACCTGCTGCTGGGCGCCTTCGCCGCGCTGGCGAGCTTCGCGCTGTTCCACCTGGTGACGGTGTTTCCGCTGTCCTGGGTCGCGCTCAATGGCTCGCAGCCGGTCACCGACGTGCTGGCGGTGCAGATCGCCGGCGCCTTCATCGGCATCCTCGGCACCATCGCCTCGGGCGTGATCGCCGACCGCATCGGGCGGCGCACCACGCTGGCGCTGATGGCCATCCTGATCGGCATCTTCAGCCTGTTCGCGCCCTGGCTGATGGGCGGCGGCCCGCTGGCACAGGACCTGTTCATCCTGCTCGGCTTCGCCCTGCTGGGCTTGTCCTACGGCCAGGCGGCCGGGGCCGTGACCTCGAACTTCGAGCGGCGCTTCCGCTACACCGGCGCGGCCCTGACCACCGACATGGCGTGGCTGTTCGGCGCGGGCTTCGCGCCGCTGGTGGCGCTGGGGCTATCGGCGGAATTCGGCCTGGCCGCGGTGAGCGGCTACCTGCTTTCCGGAGTCGCCTGCACGCTGCTGGCGCTGCGGATCAATCGGGCGTTGGGGACGCATGTCTGA